One genomic region from Bactrocera tryoni isolate S06 chromosome 3, CSIRO_BtryS06_freeze2, whole genome shotgun sequence encodes:
- the LOC120772167 gene encoding TM2 domain-containing protein CG10795: MEWFSTIILVLISVEITQQIDYDCDDLLMGQYLCPDPTKKQIDPKTQQFYGCTKENKARVWCLAVDGINCTETGNNTFTRELSCKWTNGYHLDTTLLLSVFLGMFGVDRFYLGYPGIGLIKFCTLGGMFLGQLIDIVLIATQVVGPADGSAYVIPYYGAGVTIVRSDNSTYRLPRDDW; this comes from the exons atggagTGGTTCAGTACAATAATACTAGTTTTAATAAGTGTAGAAATAACACAGCAAATCGATTACGATTGTGATGATTTATTAATGGGACAATATCTATGTCCAGatccaacaaaaaaacaaattgatcCCAAAACTCAACAATTTTATGGTTGTACGAAGGAAAATAAGGCGCGAG TTTGGTGCTTAGCCGTAGATGGCATTAATTGCACGGAAACAGGCAACAACACGTTTACGCGCGAATTGTCCTGTAAATGGAC cAATGGCTATCACCTCGATACCACACTACTGCTGTCCGTCTTTCTGGGTATGTTTGGTGTCGATCGCTTCTATTTAGGTTATCCTGGTATTGGGctgataaaattttgcacgcTCGGTGGCATGTTTCTCGGCCAACTAATTGACATTGTGCTCATTGCTACACAAGTTGTGGGCCCGGCAGACGGTTCAGCTTATGTAATACCTTACTATGGTGCCGGTGTGACAATTGTACGTAGCGACAATTCCACATATCGCTTACCACGTGATGACTGgtga